A window of the Cannabis sativa cultivar Pink pepper isolate KNU-18-1 chromosome X, ASM2916894v1, whole genome shotgun sequence genome harbors these coding sequences:
- the LOC133032192 gene encoding uncharacterized protein LOC133032192: MDAILERLAGVHTPVAPPAFTPSPPAPSLKVSSGAPPETIDLVDDEEVLPGEGQGKGWDFSEEAAEGAGDPQALPVVAEEDEEESEVALIRKRKGKMIAQDEPKRPRRADTPAHGLDGGVSPMEENPAPPRIELTPIPGDEARQELRIAKHNYAMDEYSRGYADVEALRRILRAEVEASINHPDYHDPWNLNLDPLADWFRPLLGPTLAPFAAEMTGEFASQLTRCAPKRFATCASLNSIFQVQDLSHSLTVLAAEAGRLSKNIISHGFAMSDFGDMNDVKKVLQDLTAERQIYQEAAERQEAAAKAKEERAKAREEEAVRREAQAEDMIQAEAQRRGRMEAHHQEELRAQTEAAEKARRDLREAREALDEMAAKVRSLEETHQSDIESKAALAAELKELRDYKDQSIRKAKRAELLSPVSCARCPKRFDDGVYMAWATNDQSIKLSFYPKPEDMIAKFREKKKRLDAELEARIGPRLPPRAD; encoded by the exons atggatgccatcctggaacggctggctggggtccatactccggtggctcctccggccttcaccccttctcccccggccccttccttgaaggtttcttccggcgctcctcccgaaaccatcgacttggtggatgacgaggaggtgcttccgggagaaggccaggggaaagggtgggacttctcggaggaagccgccgagggtgctGGAGACCCTCAAGCTCtcccagtggtagcagaggaggacgaggaggagtctgaagtggctctgatccgcaagcgcaagggcaagatgatcgCCCAAGACGaaccgaagaggcctcggagggccgatactcccgctcatggcctagacggcggggtgtctccgatggaggaaaatcctgctcctcctcgcattgaacttaccccgattccgggggatgaggcaaggcaggagcttcgcatagccaagcacaactacgctatggacgagtactcccggggatatgccgatgtggaggcccttaggagaattctgcgggcggaggttgaggcgagcattaaccatccggactatcatgatccgtggaacctcaacctggatcctttggcggactggttccgtcccctcctagggcccactctggctccttttgccgcggaaatgaccggtgagttcgcttctcagcttacacgctgtgcgcccaagcggtttgccacttgcgcttccctgaactctatcttccaagtccaggacctcagccattccctcacagtg cttgcagctgaggctggtcgcctctccaagaacatcataagccatggcttcgctatgtccgattttggggacatgaacgacgtcaagaaggtcctccaagaccttactgcggagaggcagatctaccaggaggccgcCGAACGCCAggaagcagcggccaaggctAAGGAAGAGAGGGCCAAGGCCAGGGAGGAGGAGGCCGTCCGGAGGGAAGCTCAGGCGGAggacatgatccaggccgaggcccagcggagaggcaggatggaggcccatcatcaggaggagttAAGGGCTCAgaccgaggctgccgagaaggctaggcgggaccttcgggaggccagggaggctttggacgaaatggccgccaaggtgaggtctctagaggagactcaccagtcggatattgaatccaaggccgctctggctgcggagttgaaggagcttcgggactataAAGATCAGTCTattaggaaggccaagagggccgagctcctttctcccgtctcctgcgcccggtgcccgaagcgctttgatgatggtgtctacatggcttgggccaccaacgatcagagcatcaagctttctttctatcccaaacccgaggacatgattgccaaatttcgggagaagaagaagagacttgatgctgagcttgaggcacggatcggacctcgtcttccgccacgggctgactga
- the LOC115706665 gene encoding LOB domain-containing protein 37, protein MSCNGCRVLRKGCSDNCMLRECLQWIETPQAQAHATLFVAKFFGRAGLMSFISAVPQHHRPALFQSLLYEAVGRTVNPVNGAVGLLWMGNWHVCQAAVETVLRGGALGTLSESSSADHPTVSRRRWPKKRPCSTVNNFDEGTSDPYGLEPSDLDLCLMAAGTKMEKKISREVSPTSEEGSETTTLGSNSVDSDTFLGGAGINDKRSKLLRLFM, encoded by the exons ATGAGCTGCAATGGCTGCCGAGTTCTCCGAAAAGGTTGCAGTGATAATTGTATGCTTAGAGAATGTCTACAGTGGATTGAAACGCCTCAGGCCCAAGCTCATGCCACTCTCTTCGTCGCCAAGTTCTTCGGACGAGCCGGCCTCATGTCCTTCATCTCCGCCGTCCCACAACACCACCGCCctg CTCTGTTTCAATCTCTGTTATACGAAGCCGTTGGAAGGACTGTGAATCCGGTCAACGGCGCCGTAGGTCTGTTATGGATGGGAAACTGGCACGTGTGTCAGGCGGCCGTCGAGACTGTTCTTCGCGGCGGCGCGTTGGGGACACTCTCTGAGTCGTCTTCGGCTGATCATCCAACGGTCTCGCGGCGGCGATGGCCCAAGAAAAGACCATGTAGTACCGTTAATAATTTTGATGAGGGAACATCGGATCCGTACGGTTTAGAACCGTCGGATCTTGATCTGTGCTTGATGGCTGCCGGGACTAAAATGGAGAAGAAGATCAGTAGAGAGGTGAGTCCGACTTCGGAGGAAGGGTCCGAAACGACGACGTTGGGTAGTAATTCAGTGGATTCTGATACTTTTTTAGGCGGTGCAGGAATTAATGATAAAAGATCTAAGCTTCTTAGATTGTTTATGTAG